The following are encoded together in the Pectobacterium punjabense genome:
- the araD gene encoding L-ribulose-5-phosphate 4-epimerase — protein MLTLQQLKQQVLEANLDLPRHNLVTFTWGNVSVVDRDRGLVVIKPSGVEYEHMAVEDMVVVDLASGQTLEGNKKPSSDTATHLALYRAFTEIGGIVHTHSRHATIWAQAGLDLPAWGTTHADYFYGAIPCTRLMTQDEIAQHYEQETGNVIIETFRQRGISPTDIPAVLVNAHGPFAWGKDAHNAVHNAVVLEEIAYMGIFSRQLTPGITAMQQVLLDKHYLRKHGKNAYYGQ, from the coding sequence ATGCTAACGTTACAACAGCTTAAACAACAGGTTCTGGAAGCAAATCTGGATTTACCGCGTCACAATCTGGTGACGTTCACCTGGGGTAACGTCAGCGTCGTGGATCGCGACCGCGGTCTGGTGGTCATCAAACCGTCAGGCGTGGAGTACGAACATATGGCCGTAGAGGATATGGTCGTGGTCGATCTCGCCTCCGGGCAGACCCTCGAAGGTAACAAAAAGCCGTCCTCGGATACGGCGACACATCTGGCGCTATACCGTGCTTTTACCGAGATCGGCGGCATCGTCCATACGCACTCGCGCCACGCCACCATCTGGGCACAGGCAGGGCTGGATCTGCCCGCCTGGGGCACCACGCATGCCGACTATTTCTACGGTGCCATCCCCTGTACGCGATTGATGACACAGGACGAAATTGCGCAGCACTATGAGCAGGAAACGGGCAACGTCATTATAGAAACGTTCCGCCAGCGCGGAATCAGCCCGACAGACATTCCTGCTGTGCTGGTCAATGCCCACGGCCCGTTCGCCTGGGGCAAAGATGCACACAACGCAGTGCATAATGCGGTGGTGTTGGAAGAGATAGCCTATATGGGAATTTTTTCACGCCAGCTGACACCGGGTATTACCGCTATGCAGCAAGTTCTGCTGGACAAGCACTACCTGCGCAAGCATGGTAAAAACGCCTATTACGGACAGTAA
- the ulaD gene encoding 3-keto-L-gulonate-6-phosphate decarboxylase UlaD — MTTQPRLQLALDHTRLDAALTTVELLHPYVDIIEAGTILCISAGIQAVSQLRERCPHHVLVADLKVADAGATLAEQAFSHGANWMTVICAAPLPTMASAREVAERHRGEIQIELFGRWTLEDAKAWRALGIKQAIYHRGRDAQASGQTWGQQDLDMMKALSDLGIELSITGGITPADLPLFRDIAVTAFIAGRALADASDPVNSARQFRTAIDAIWRP; from the coding sequence ATGACCACGCAACCCCGCCTGCAACTGGCGCTCGACCACACCCGACTGGATGCCGCCCTCACTACCGTGGAATTACTCCACCCTTATGTTGACATCATCGAGGCGGGCACCATTTTGTGCATCAGCGCAGGTATTCAGGCCGTCAGCCAACTGCGCGAGCGCTGCCCTCACCATGTGCTGGTGGCCGATTTGAAAGTCGCTGACGCGGGCGCAACGCTGGCGGAGCAAGCCTTTTCTCACGGCGCAAACTGGATGACCGTGATCTGCGCCGCCCCGCTGCCCACCATGGCCAGCGCACGGGAAGTGGCAGAGCGTCATCGGGGAGAGATCCAGATAGAGCTATTCGGGCGCTGGACGCTGGAAGATGCCAAAGCGTGGCGTGCGTTGGGCATCAAACAGGCGATTTACCACCGTGGCCGCGATGCGCAGGCCAGCGGCCAAACCTGGGGTCAGCAAGATCTAGACATGATGAAAGCCCTCTCAGACCTCGGCATCGAACTGTCTATCACCGGAGGGATCACCCCTGCGGATCTGCCGCTATTCCGTGATATCGCCGTCACTGCATTCATTGCCGGACGAGCGCTGGCGGATGCATCTGACCCAGTAAACTCGGCTCGCCAATTCCGTACCGCCATTGACGCCATCTGGAGGCCTTAA
- the mscS gene encoding small-conductance mechanosensitive channel MscS: MEELNTGLDQAGNWLVAHQNLFLQYAVNIVAALVILIVGLVIARIVSGTINKLMISRSIDSTVADFLSALVRYGIIAFTLIAVLSRVGVQTASVIAVLGAAGLAVGLALQGSLANFAAGVLLVIFRPFRTGEWVDLGGVSGSVTQVQIFSTTLRTSDGKIIVVPNGKIIAGNIINSSREPDRRTEIIVGVAYDADIDVVKKLLGDIVAADDRIQHDKGVTIRLNEMAASSLNFVVWVWTTNGNAQAVYWDLLESFKRVLDEHRIGIPYPQMDVHLHKVQERAE, encoded by the coding sequence ATGGAAGAACTTAATACGGGATTGGATCAGGCAGGGAACTGGTTGGTGGCACATCAGAACTTGTTTTTGCAGTATGCCGTGAATATTGTCGCCGCATTAGTGATCCTTATTGTTGGTTTGGTGATCGCGCGGATCGTCTCTGGCACCATCAATAAACTGATGATTAGCCGTTCTATCGATTCAACCGTGGCTGATTTCCTGTCTGCGCTGGTGCGTTATGGCATTATCGCGTTTACGCTGATTGCGGTATTGAGCCGGGTTGGCGTACAGACTGCATCGGTGATTGCCGTGTTGGGTGCGGCGGGCTTGGCTGTCGGTTTGGCATTACAGGGCTCGTTAGCCAACTTTGCTGCCGGTGTGTTGTTAGTGATCTTCCGGCCTTTCCGTACTGGAGAATGGGTCGATTTGGGCGGCGTATCTGGCTCGGTTACGCAGGTGCAGATCTTCTCGACGACGCTACGTACCTCTGACGGCAAAATTATCGTGGTGCCGAATGGCAAGATCATTGCGGGTAATATCATCAACAGCTCACGTGAACCCGATCGCCGTACCGAAATTATTGTTGGTGTAGCCTATGATGCTGACATTGATGTAGTGAAAAAGCTGTTGGGCGATATTGTTGCCGCAGACGATCGTATTCAGCATGACAAAGGCGTTACGATCCGCCTGAATGAAATGGCAGCATCGTCGCTGAATTTTGTGGTATGGGTATGGACGACCAACGGTAATGCGCAGGCGGTGTACTGGGATCTGTTGGAAAGCTTTAAGCGTGTACTAGACGAACATCGTATTGGCATTCCTTACCCGCAGATGGATGTACACCTGCATAAGGTTCAAGAACGCGCTGAATAA
- a CDS encoding L-ribulose-5-phosphate 3-epimerase, translating to MRQHPLGIYEKALPKHLTWPERLALAKACGFDFVEMSVDESDERLARLLWSKEQRLSLVNAMLETGIRIPSMCLSGHRRFPFGSHDEALRQRAFTIMEQAIQLANDVGIRTIQLAGYDVYYEQQDESTLARFTEGMQWAVERAAAAQVMLSVEIMDTAFMNSISKWKAWDACLASPWFTVYPDVGNLSAWGNNVTQELQLGIDRIAAIHLKDTLAVTATSPGQFRDVPFGEGCVDFVSVFSTLKALNYRGAFLIEMWTEKADEPVAEIVQARRWIEQKMQQGGMPC from the coding sequence ATGCGCCAACACCCATTAGGTATTTATGAAAAAGCCCTGCCGAAACACCTGACCTGGCCAGAACGCCTGGCGCTGGCAAAAGCCTGTGGTTTTGACTTTGTTGAAATGTCGGTAGACGAAAGCGATGAACGTCTGGCTCGCCTGCTGTGGAGTAAGGAGCAGCGGCTCTCGTTGGTCAATGCGATGCTGGAAACCGGCATTCGCATCCCTTCGATGTGCTTATCCGGGCATCGGCGTTTTCCGTTCGGCAGCCATGACGAGGCACTACGCCAGCGCGCCTTTACGATCATGGAGCAGGCTATTCAACTGGCCAACGACGTGGGCATCCGCACTATTCAGCTCGCTGGGTATGACGTCTATTACGAGCAGCAGGATGAAAGCACGCTCGCTCGCTTTACCGAAGGTATGCAATGGGCGGTTGAACGTGCCGCCGCCGCGCAGGTGATGCTGTCCGTGGAGATCATGGATACCGCCTTTATGAACTCGATCAGCAAGTGGAAAGCCTGGGATGCCTGCCTGGCTTCGCCGTGGTTTACCGTCTACCCAGACGTCGGCAACCTCAGCGCCTGGGGCAACAATGTCACGCAAGAATTACAACTGGGTATCGATCGCATCGCCGCTATTCATCTGAAAGACACCTTAGCCGTTACCGCAACCTCGCCCGGACAGTTCCGCGACGTGCCATTTGGTGAAGGCTGTGTGGATTTCGTTTCCGTTTTTAGCACGCTGAAAGCACTCAATTATCGCGGTGCGTTCTTGATTGAAATGTGGACGGAGAAGGCTGATGAACCGGTCGCCGAAATTGTTCAGGCGCGCCGCTGGATCGAACAGAAAATGCAACAAGGGGGAATGCCATGCTAA
- the fbaA gene encoding class II fructose-bisphosphate aldolase encodes MSKIFDFVKPGVITGDDVQKVFAVAKENKFALPAVNCVGTDSINAVLEAAAKVRAPVIVQFSNGGAAFTAGKGLKAEGQKAAILGAISGAHHVHQMAEHYGIPVILHTDHCAKKLLPWIDGLLDAGEKHFAATGKPLFSSHMIDLSEESLEENIEICSKYLARMAKIDMTLEIELGCTGGEEDGVDNSHMDASALYTQPEDVDYAYTKLNAISPRFTIAASFGNVHGVYKPGNVKLTPTILRDSQEYVSKKHNLPHNSLDFVFHGGSGSSAQEIKDSVSYGVVKMNIDTDTQWATWEGILKYYKENEAYLQGQLGNPKGDDQPNKKYYDPRVWLRSAQASMVTRLEQAFKELNAVDVL; translated from the coding sequence AAACTGTGTCGGTACCGACTCAATCAATGCTGTGCTGGAAGCCGCAGCCAAAGTACGCGCGCCGGTCATCGTTCAGTTCTCTAACGGCGGAGCAGCGTTCACCGCAGGTAAGGGCCTGAAAGCGGAAGGCCAGAAGGCGGCAATTTTGGGTGCGATCTCTGGCGCTCATCATGTTCACCAAATGGCTGAACATTATGGTATTCCGGTAATTCTGCACACTGACCACTGTGCGAAAAAACTGCTGCCATGGATCGATGGCCTGCTGGATGCGGGTGAAAAACACTTCGCGGCTACCGGCAAACCGCTGTTCTCTTCTCACATGATTGACCTGTCTGAAGAGTCTCTGGAAGAGAACATCGAAATCTGCTCTAAATATTTGGCGCGTATGGCCAAAATCGATATGACCCTGGAAATCGAACTGGGTTGCACCGGTGGTGAAGAAGACGGTGTGGATAACAGCCACATGGACGCTTCTGCTCTGTACACCCAGCCAGAAGATGTTGACTATGCGTACACCAAACTGAACGCGATCAGCCCACGTTTCACTATCGCTGCCTCTTTCGGTAACGTGCATGGCGTATACAAGCCAGGTAACGTGAAGTTGACCCCGACCATCCTGCGTGATTCTCAGGAATATGTTTCCAAGAAACATAACCTGCCGCACAACAGCCTGGACTTCGTGTTCCACGGTGGTTCTGGTTCCAGCGCTCAGGAAATCAAAGACTCCGTTAGCTACGGCGTAGTGAAAATGAACATCGATACCGACACCCAGTGGGCAACGTGGGAAGGTATCCTGAAGTACTACAAAGAAAACGAAGCTTACCTGCAAGGCCAATTGGGCAACCCGAAAGGCGACGATCAGCCGAACAAGAAATACTATGATCCACGTGTGTGGCTGCGTTCCGCTCAGGCGAGCATGGTTACGCGTCTGGAGCAGGCCTTCAAAGAGCTGAATGCCGTTGATGTGCTGTAA